Genomic segment of Dactylococcopsis salina PCC 8305:
AGATGATAAACTTGATCCACTTCTAAACGGATCGGTTCGGTGATATCGTGACGGATAGCTTCAAAATGCGGATTGTTCAGCCAACGTTTGATGTTGTCTTTTCGTCCCGTGTAGAAGTTATCGAGACAGATGACTTCATGTCCTTCTGACATTAATCGATCGATGAGGTGAGACCCAATGAATCCCGCACCTCCTGTTACTAAAATTCTCATATTGTCCGTCAAACTACAATAAATTTAAGTTTATAGTATCCTTGAATGGTCAAAATGTCTAGGCTTTACGCGATCAAGAATTTGTTTCCCTAGTATTTGTTCCCATAACTGACTATCAATGATCAAATCACCGCGCGATCGGATTCCCTTCACCGTTGGTAAAGGCGCTACAATTAAATCCAAAAAATGGGAAATCAAGACGCGATCGATCACGATCGTCTATTCAAAGAATTAATATCAACCTTTTTTCTCGAATTTCTAGAACTGTTCTTTCCGCAAGTTTTAGACGATCTCGAACCCGAATCAGTCAGCTTTCGGGATAAAGAAGTCTTTACCGATGTGACAAGGGGAGAACGTTACGAAACCGACTTATTAGCAGAAGTTCAATTTCGAGGAGAAGACTCTTATTTTCTCATTCATCTGGAAAACCAAGCCTCATCGGAAAGTGACTTTAATAAAAGAATGTTCCGCTACTTTGCGCGGTTACATGAAAAGTTCAACTTACCGATTTATCCCATTGTCATTTTCTCTTATGACCAACCGCAAAAACAAGCGATTAATTATTACCAAGTTGAATTTCCTGATTTCCAAGTCTTACAATTTAATTATCGGGTGATCCAGTTGAACCGCTTAAACTGGCGAGACTTTCTGAATCAAGCCAACCCAGTCGCTTGTGCGTTAATGGCAAAAATGAAAATCGCACCCGTAGAACGTCCGCGAGTCAAATTAGAATGTCTGCGCTTATTAACTACTTTACGCTTAGACCCAGCACGAATGCAACTCATTTCTGGGTTTGTTGATACTTATTTACGTCTCAATACTCAAGAGTTAGAAGTTTTTAATCAAGAGTTTGAACAACTGGAATCAAATACAGTTAAGGAGGAAATTATGGAAATTACAACTAGCTGGAAGGAAGAAGGAAAACGGGAAGGAAAACAGGAAGGAAAACAGGAAGGAAAACAGGAATTAATCCTTAGTTTACTGAGTTATCGTCTGGGAAATTTATCATCAGAAACGCAAGCAGAAATCATGGGCTTAAATAGTTCTCAGTTAGAGGAGTTAGGGGTGGCAATGTTTACTTTAGAAAATGAGGAAAGTTTAAAGCGTTGGTTAGCTGATTCTTGATCGAGAAAGTAACTTCTTTATCAATTTTGTATCGGGATCAAACAGTATAGGAAGATAATCCAATACTAGGTTTAGGTAATTGCTTATAATTGGTGTTGGGTTTCGTAAACTCCACCCAACCTACTTTTGATCATTGATTGATCTATGCGATTTGCGACACGGTTTGAGCGATCGCGCTATCTTCGTCAGTATGAATTACTAAAACCCTTACCTGAGAATTATTGCTGGCGATATCTTCGTTTTTCGGGGAATTCTTATTTTTCTCAACATCAAGATCAACACCAAGATACCCTAACCGTTGACAGGTTTCTTGACGCACAATTGCCGAATTTTCCCCGACACCAGCGGTAAAAACGATCGCGTCTAATCCTTCCAAACTTGCTACCATTGCGCCAATTTGACGACAAAGATGATGGATATAAGTCTCAAAAGCAAGTTTCGCTCGATCGTTGTTTTCCATCTCGGTAGTAATTGATCGCATATCTGCGGAGATTCCAGAAAGCCCTTTTAATCCCGATTCCTTGTTGAGCATAACATCAACTTGATCGAGGGTTAAGTCTTTTTCTCGTAACAGATGAATCACAATGCCAGGGTCGATCGAACCGCATCGGGTTCCCATCATTAACCCTTCGAGAGGAGTAAATCCCATTGTGGTGTCGATACTGTGTCCATTTTTAATCGCGGCTAAAGATGCGCCATTTCCTAAATGACAGGTGACTAATTTTAAGTTTGCTAAGTCTTGATTCAGGAGTTTTGCGGTTTTTTCAGCACAGTATTGATGACTAATTCCATGAAACCCGTAGCGACAAATTCCTTGTTCATACCATTGATAAGGAAGAGGATAAATGGCGGATGTCGTGGGAATTTTGCTATGAAAAGCAGTATCAAAAACGGCGACTTGTGGAGTTTCTGGTAACAATTTTTCCATCAGTTTAATCCCTTCTAGATTCGCTGGGTTATGATTAGGGGCAAGAGGAATTAACTGCTCGATCGTGCGTTTTACATCTTCTGTAATCCAAGTGGGTTGCTGATAAGTTCTCCCCCCATGAACAATTCGATGTCCGACGAAATCAACTTCTGCTAAAGTTTCTAAAACCGCCGTATCCCCTTCGCAGAGAGTTTCAAAACAACGTTTCATTACTGCTAATTGATCATTCGTTGCTTGCGTTTCTTCTACAACTAAACCATTACTTTCTACTTTTAAGTTTGCCATTCCTTCCTGTTTTGTCCAATCAATACTTGCTGACCATAATTCGGTACTGATATGTTGCGATCGAGCATCATCAGGAATATAATAGAGGCAACTTTTCTGACTACTTGAACCCGCATTTAAAACTAAGATTTTCATAATTAACAACTATCATTTATTTTTCTAGTAAGAATAAAAACTCTCGGTTAGGCTTTTCTGCATCCTGTAACCATTGGTTTGTCCATTTCATGCTGGACATAACATTTTTTTGATAATCTAACTCGATAATATCTAAGCACCTATGCAAAATGAATTGCATACTCAGCTCCAAAATTATCCAACACTTTTTCTAGGTATTTAATAAGATTCTTCCAACTGTCGTAAGCTGAAACTTCAATCCACTCATATTTGATAAATCTCCAGAGAATTTCGATTAAGTTATATTTAGGAGAATAAGGGGGTAACCAGAAAATTTCCAATTTTTTTGCTCTCCATTCTTCCAGTTTTTCTACAAATTCATCGCTCGTGTGAATTGATGCTTGATCGAGAACTACTACGGTAACTTTCGTTAAGTTTTCACTAATTTTATCTAAAAACTTAATAACGGTATCACTTTTAATTGTCCCTTGATATATTTCGTAATCTAAATGATAATCACAATCCATTAACCCCAAGACACTTATTCTCTTACTTTGACAGCTTTTCAAAGTTATTCTTTCTCCTTTCTCCTGCCACGCATAGGGAACATCAGGCTTGAGAGAAAATCCACTTTCATCTAAGTATTTGATTGCAATATCTCCTTTTTGAGCTTGCTTTTTTAATTCTTCCAACCGAGGTAGTTTTACCTCTAATTCCCATTCATATGGGCTTTTACTGATTCCTCTCTTCATCCTTTTCCAGAGCATATTCAACTTCTTTATAATTCTTTTTATCGTATCTTTACTAATCTCAATCCCCCATTCTTTTTGAATTTTATTTTGAACTTGATTGAGAGACTTTGGATTTTCCTTTACCCAAGTTTTGACTTGTTCTTTTTGCTCTTGACTTAATTTGGGTTTTCTCCCCACACCTTTTTGATTATATAGGCCCTTAAGATTTTGATCTTCCCATCGCGTTAACCAGTTATATATGGTTTTTCGATCGACGTTAAAGATTACCTTTAACTGGTCAATTGTAAATTTCTGGGAACTCAACAAAATACATTTAGCCCGATTTCTTACTTGAAGGGATTTACTTTGACAACTAATTCTTGTAAGAAGGCTCTGTGTTTCTGGATTTAAGTCTCTAATAAATCTCATAATTTTCGATCGAGGCAACCCCAATTTGCTAAAATGCACTAAGCGCAATCTATTTTACTTGGTCTCTTTAATCCTACATAAATTATACTATATTAGGAAATTCATTTTGCCTAACTGCTTAAAATTTTGCCATTACTTTGTAACATTTCGTTTAATTCCGCCGCCGTTGCTCGACCACCAGAGCTATAAGATAGGATAACCCAATGAACAGGGATTTTCTGTATCAATTTTTCGATCGCTTCCACCACTAAAAAACGTCCTTCTTCATTGCGCCGAAAATCCTCAAACACCGATCCAGACAATTGATCTGATGTATCGAGACGGCGTTTTGCTTTGCCAAAGAGTTGGGGTTGATCAAATAAACAAATTGTCTTCCATAAGTGATAATAGGAGGCATAACGAACCCGAGAGGGAGGCATTTTTTCGTTGTTTGATCCATAGGGAGGATCAAGATAGGCTAAATCAGCAGATAAATGAGGGATTAAGTCAAAGATATCACAGCAAAAGACTTGATGTTCTACTTCTGAAATAAACAGATTGGGGAGTTTTAATTGTAGGGAATTATAGGAACGTGGCGACCATTTTTTGAGATAGGAAACAAAATGCCCGATCGTATTATCGACGCGATCGAGCGCTAAAATCAAGCTAGTTAAAGCAACAGCTTTCTCCACTGGTTGAAGCTGTAAGTTTTCTATTTCTTTACGAATCGCATCGAGTTTTCTGGTATTATGAATTTGCCAGGGCTTTTTATATCCATCCTTTTGGATCGCGCAACCTTGATTTGCTTCTCCACCATAATTTTGAGTAAACCAGCCGTCGATCGGTGTTAAATTATTAAGATGATCAATCAATTCTTGATAAGTAGTGGGTTGTTGTTGATTAAGAAGATAACATTGCGCGAATACTTTTGACCAAATTGCAACATCATTACTAATCACTTGATAGCCTAATTTCGCAAATGCTTGTGAGACTCTCGTTGTTCCAGAAAAGCCATCTAATATGGTATGAGCATTAACTTTTTTTGCTAACATAATAATATGGGGGAGTAATTTGAATTTCGATCCTGCATATTTAATTCCCTGTGTTTCCATTTTCTATTACTTGAATCCTAGTCGTAATCGTAGGTTGGGTGAAGCATAAGCGTAACCCAACTTTTTACAGTGATCAGTGATCAGTGATCAGTGATCAGTGATCAGTAAGCAGTGAATTAATAATCAATCAATCTTTCACTTTTACTTACTAATTAAGTTTGAGAACTACTGGTAACTGGTCACTGCTTAACTGCTAACTGTTTGATGTTGGGTTTCGTGTTCTCCACCCAACCTACATTCTAGGTTACTAAATTGTTACAGTCATTTTTGGTTTCAATTTCACTGAAGTTTTATTTTTCAACCCATCAATCACCGCTTGAGTATCAATTAAGCCACCGCGACTGGTATTAATCAACATTACTCCTGGTTTCATTTTCGCGATCGAATCTTGATTACGGCTAAAGTTTCTTGATCAACTTGGTCATTAACAAAGATACAAACTGCTTCTGAATCTTTCGCTAAAAGTGCGATTTTTGTTTCTAAATGAGGTTCTAAAAACGTTAACTCATGGTAATAGGATTCATTCGCTATTTCAAAAAAAGCGACGGTCATAAGGTTTACTTCCAAACAGTGCAACTTTCATATTTCTCCCGATGATCTTCAGTGATAATTTAATTGTTCGATCGACGCGATCGCTTTAAACTTAAACCTCTTTTAAGAAAGCAGAGTAAAACTAATTCTCAAACTGTAACCAATTAAATAAATTATCGGGAGTTAAATCGAAGTTAATTCCTCTTAAAATAGGAAGAATTGTTTGTCCTCTAAATAACTGAATGCGTTGGTCACTAAACACAACTAAAACCGTTTCTTCTTCTGGATCAATTAACCAGCCTAACTCAGTTCCCTGTTGTGAACAATGAAGCAGATTATCTAAAACTTTAGTCTGATTTTGATGCGGTGATAAAATCTCAATTGACCAATCGGGAAAAGTCTCAATCCGATTAGCAATTTTTCGAGAAGGGGTTAAGGGAATTCTCTCCCAACGAAAAACTACGAGATCAGGAACAATCGATCGCCCTCCAAACGTACAACGTAACTCTGGAAAACTATAAGCAATTTTATCAGGAGTTGCCGCTTGATTAATGCTTTGACATAGCTTTCCTTGTAATAAACTATGTTCTCCTTGTGGCATTGGTTTCTGTCTAATTTCCCCGTTAATATATTCGCAAGCGGGTTTCGTTTCAGGACGATTTAAAAATTGTTCTAAAGTTAATGATTGCGCGATCGAGTTTCTCATAATTTCCCTCCTTTCAAAAAAATAAAACAACCCTGTGTGGAGGTTAGGGATGATGCTTGATTCAACATGAGAATCCATTCGCATACCATATTTTCTTGATTTCACCCACTGCTTTTCCTTATGGTTAGTCTTCGTTCATTTTTGAAAATCTAATGCTCGATCGACGCTTGTCAATACGGGGAGGGGGATATGAGAAACGATTTTCCTTGCTTTCAGGGGCGTTTTCTAAAATTGGCAACACTTCCCATTGTATAAGGATATTTTATCAGGAAACTCGATCGAGCGCAACCCCTGAAAAAAAAATTTTGCTTTTAATGGCTTCTCTGGGTGTGGGAGTTGGAGATGATGTTTAATTCAACTTAAAATCTGCTTGCATACCATATTTTTAGAATTTTGCCTACGGTTAATGATTTTTTTGTCGTCAGCTTAATCTAACTTAATGTTCATTTCTACCCCTAAGAAGAGAAGAGGAAATCGCAAGCAATAAACGAAACCATAGGGATTTGATGGCAATAATTTTTAACATTGGCACTACTTCCCATCATGGTACGGTCATTTTATAACGGAACACGCCATTTGGCAAGATCAACGCCCTGAAATGGCGAAAATTCGTAAAATGTTAAGAATGATGTAGCAAAGGAATAAATAGTGCCTCCTGAAAAAGTCCATTGGTTGGTTTAGTAAGGCAAAAGGCAAAAGGCAAGAGGCAAGAGGGTTGATTGATCGGTATGAGTTTAAGGTTTTGATGCAAGGTGCGTGACGATTGAACAATCAATGAACTTGCATTTTTACTCATATCTTAATCGTATCAAATCGTTATTTGGTAAAACTTTCAGCTTCCCAACAGCAAACCCTAAATAACAATTAATCGTCAAAAAAATCTAGCAACATCTCTCCCCATTTCCCCAGAGCGGAGTTGATTTCATTCATAATAAAACCACCCTGCCTTTCAAAGAGGGAGAGAATTATAGGAGGGCGATCGTTTCTTTAATTGTCAATAAATATTGTTTTCTCCGTTTCTGCTGCCACTCTTGCTGCTTCTGCGATTCTAGTGGCATAATAACTCGATTCGGGTTTGACATATAGCGGTTTTTGTTCCGTCAAATAATCTAAAACATAAGTCGTATCTTTGGCAAATAAGCCACGCCGACTTCCCACCTCGATCGAAGTTTCTTCCTCACCGCGCAATAATTTTCCCTCACTTCCTTCAAAAACTAATATTCCTTTTTCCCCTTGTAATTCAAAGCGACGATCGGGCTGCGAAAAGACTTCTCCTTTCCCATAAATTACATCAGCAAGCAAACCATTCTCAAAGCGTAATTGAGCATTATTCAAGCAAGCAAAATACTGATCTGAGTTTTCTCTTTCCCAGTAGCGACTATGGCAATTAACGGTTGTTACTTTGCCAAATAAATCAGTAAACCGATGGAAACGAGATAACGCACCACTGAACGGAAACCCAAATAATTGTTTGTTATACGTCCATTTTTTCGGTGCGGGATTTTGAGGATTGATGGTACTATAACGGGCATAAAAAACGTTGCCAATTTCAGGAAGCCATTGACGAATTGCGTTGTGCAATCCCCCTAAAAGTTCGATGTGTTCTACATGAAGGAGGAGATTTTTCTGTTTAGCTAAATTAATTAAATATCGAGCTTTTTCTGGATTTAAAGCAAGAGGATATTCAACCACAACGTGCTTCCCCGCTTCTAACGCCGCTTGAGCTAAATTACTATGTTCCGAGTTAATATTGCAGATGACAATCAGATTAATTTCAGAAGCCGCAATGAGGTTTTCTGTAGAGTCATACTTGCTGATCGAATGAGATTCACAGAAGGATTTTAAGCTGTCTAGACTATGCCCAGAAACACCGATCACTTCCGCGCGATCGTCCGCTGTCAATGCTTCAGCGCGTCGTTGGGCTACGAAACCTGTGCCAATAATACCAATCCGAATCAATTTTGTCATAAGTGTTAGAGGATGTAATTGTTAAAATGAGGGAAGTTTGAAGCGTAAATAGAAAATTAAACGGATGTCTGCTAATACTTTACCTCCCAAGTTAGATAAGATTGTACAACGTTTTAAACGTCGTAGCGATCCCAAACAAAAATATCAACAGTTACTTTGGTATGCTAAAAAACTGGAAGCAATGCCAGAAGAGGCAAAAAATCCAGAGAATAAAGTCTCTGGTTGCGTTTCTCAAGTGTATATTACAGCAAGTTTAGAAGACGGGAAGGTGCATTATTTAGGCGATTCTGATGCCCAATTAGTTAAGGGGTTAGTCGCTTTTTTAATTGATGGTTTGAATGATTTACCCCCAGAAGAAATTTTAAATGTCTCTCCTGATTTTATTGAAGAAACAGGTTTAAAAGTGAGCTTAACTCCTTCTCGCGCCAACGGGTTTTATAATATCTTCCAAACCATGAAAAAGAAAGCATTAGGATTTAATGTGGCTCAACAAAGCTAAGTATTTATTGGTGGTGCTGAATCAAAGATTGTACTGTATAATAGGCTCGAATTCGTTTATAACTTGTAACTATAGGCTGAGTCATTACTGTGTTTAGCATGACCAATAACTCTCATTCTTTCCTTTTACCTTCCCTGTTTTCCGAGGTTGATCCCTCTTCTTTGGAGGATGCAGAATCAATACTAAATTTGGTTGATCAAATGGATCGATTGATTTCTGAGGAGTCCATATCGATCGATCCACTTTATCTGGCTTTAGGGGGATTGACAATTTTAATTATCACCCTAATTTTTGTCATTCCCAGTCTTCTGCGCTTTCTTGCTTCCCGTTTTCTCCCGTTGGAATTACGAGAAGCCTATCAACAGATTTTTGTTCCTTATCAACGTTGGATTATCCTCTCGATCGGGTTTTCGGTTATAGACATAATCCTGTTATTAAACCCAGATAAACCCACTTGGTTATACATTAGTGAGTTTTTCTTAGGAGGGGCGATCGCGATTAATATTTGTCTTCTCGCTTTCACTCTTTTTGATCAATTTTTTGGCGGTTATCTCCTCGATTTAGCTTTAAGAAGTCGCAACAATGTTAACAGTGAATTGTTAGCATTTATCAAATTTGTTGCCAATGCGTTGATTATTCTCATTGTTATTTTTATCTTTGCCGAATCCCATCGTCTCAGCGTTACTGGCTTGATTGCGAGTGTTGGTGTTGGCGGTTTAGCGATCGCGTTTGCGTCTCAAAAAGTTCTCGAACAAGTATTATGGACAATTCTACTTTATGTCGATCGCCCGTTTGTGGTTGATGACTATATTCACCTCCAAGATGGAACATTTGGTCGTGTCGAAGGAATCGGCTGGCGATCGAGCAAAATTCGCCTTTCTGGTAAAGGAACATTAGTGGTAATTCCGAATAGTATGCTAACCCAAATGTCCGTTGAAAACCTTTCTGGGGCGCAGAAAATTATTACCCTGCTTAATATCTTATTCGATCGAGGAATTCCCGAACAAGAAAAGGCGTTAGTGCGTCAAATTATTCTTGATAGTACCAGAGATATTTATGGCATTGATCATCGTTTAACCGAAGTTAAATTTGAGGAAGTAGGAAACAGTAGTAATGGAACATCAGGAAAAGTGAAAGCGCAAGTCACCTTCTTTATCCTTGGTTCTGGTTCTCTCGCTTTAGAAATTCGGACCCAATTATTAGAAGCTGCGCGACGCAATATCAGCAAACGCTTAAAAGATTATGGAATTGGTTTCAGTATTGATGAAAAACCAATCAACATTGATTCTCCCATGAATATTTAGTCCCAATTAAATGAAGTTTGCCAACCATGAACCAATTATTTGCCTTTGAACCCCTTGAATTTATTTCTGATAACTGGATGTTCTGGGAGAATTGGAAACTCGACCAAGAATTTCTCATTCTACTGGGAACTCGATTAGGAATATTGCTTGTTCTCATTATTTTAGCTTCCCTTATTAGTCGAATTATCCCTTCTATACTATTGTGGTTTACAGCGCGATCTTTACCCCCAGAAAAATTCCAGCAATATAAGTCTTTTAGTGACCCATTTCGTCCTGCTTTTGTTACTACTCTAACTCTAATTCTTGTTAATATTAGTATCAATATTCTGCAACCTTACCGCAGTTTTTTTGAAGTGATTAATTTTATTGCTGACTTTGCTGTTGCGGTTAGTGCCGCTTGGTTAGTTTCCAAAGTGGCAAAGCAGGTAATTCGCACCTATGGAGTTAGTTTAATTAAATTAGTGAGTCAAGATGTTAATGATTTAATCCTAATTTTTGAAAATACAATCAATGTCATTATTGGTTTTTTTACCGTCCTTATCTTTGCACAAAGCAAAAACTTTGATTTAGTTGCACTCTTGACAGGTTTAGGAATTGGTGGGATTGCGGTTGCTTTTGCCGCCCAAGAAGCCTTATCTCAAATTCTCGCCACAGTGGTCATTTATCTCGATCGTCCTTATCTTCCAGGGGAGTATGTTCGTATTAATTTCGTTGTTCCTCAAGAGGATGTTTATGGCAGAATTGAATCCATTGGACTGCGTTCGACAAAACTAAGAATTACAGTTAGTAACACTCTCTTAATTGTTCCTAACTCTTTGATGGTAACAAAAGACATTGAAAACATCTCACGGGGCAAAAAAGTGATGGTGTTATTCTTCTTAGA
This window contains:
- a CDS encoding DUF4351 domain-containing protein, whose translation is MGNQDAIDHDRLFKELISTFFLEFLELFFPQVLDDLEPESVSFRDKEVFTDVTRGERYETDLLAEVQFRGEDSYFLIHLENQASSESDFNKRMFRYFARLHEKFNLPIYPIVIFSYDQPQKQAINYYQVEFPDFQVLQFNYRVIQLNRLNWRDFLNQANPVACALMAKMKIAPVERPRVKLECLRLLTTLRLDPARMQLISGFVDTYLRLNTQELEVFNQEFEQLESNTVKEEIMEITTSWKEEGKREGKQEGKQEGKQELILSLLSYRLGNLSSETQAEIMGLNSSQLEELGVAMFTLENEESLKRWLADS
- a CDS encoding acetate/propionate family kinase → MKILVLNAGSSSQKSCLYYIPDDARSQHISTELWSASIDWTKQEGMANLKVESNGLVVEETQATNDQLAVMKRCFETLCEGDTAVLETLAEVDFVGHRIVHGGRTYQQPTWITEDVKRTIEQLIPLAPNHNPANLEGIKLMEKLLPETPQVAVFDTAFHSKIPTTSAIYPLPYQWYEQGICRYGFHGISHQYCAEKTAKLLNQDLANLKLVTCHLGNGASLAAIKNGHSIDTTMGFTPLEGLMMGTRCGSIDPGIVIHLLREKDLTLDQVDVMLNKESGLKGLSGISADMRSITTEMENNDRAKLAFETYIHHLCRQIGAMVASLEGLDAIVFTAGVGENSAIVRQETCQRLGYLGVDLDVEKNKNSPKNEDIASNNSQVRVLVIHTDEDSAIAQTVSQIA
- a CDS encoding IS630 family transposase, which codes for MRFIRDLNPETQSLLTRISCQSKSLQVRNRAKCILLSSQKFTIDQLKVIFNVDRKTIYNWLTRWEDQNLKGLYNQKGVGRKPKLSQEQKEQVKTWVKENPKSLNQVQNKIQKEWGIEISKDTIKRIIKKLNMLWKRMKRGISKSPYEWELEVKLPRLEELKKQAQKGDIAIKYLDESGFSLKPDVPYAWQEKGERITLKSCQSKRISVLGLMDCDYHLDYEIYQGTIKSDTVIKFLDKISENLTKVTVVVLDQASIHTSDEFVEKLEEWRAKKLEIFWLPPYSPKYNLIEILWRFIKYEWIEVSAYDSWKNLIKYLEKVLDNFGAEYAIHFA
- a CDS encoding DNA adenine methylase, translating into METQGIKYAGSKFKLLPHIIMLAKKVNAHTILDGFSGTTRVSQAFAKLGYQVISNDVAIWSKVFAQCYLLNQQQPTTYQELIDHLNNLTPIDGWFTQNYGGEANQGCAIQKDGYKKPWQIHNTRKLDAIRKEIENLQLQPVEKAVALTSLILALDRVDNTIGHFVSYLKKWSPRSYNSLQLKLPNLFISEVEHQVFCCDIFDLIPHLSADLAYLDPPYGSNNEKMPPSRVRYASYYHLWKTICLFDQPQLFGKAKRRLDTSDQLSGSVFEDFRRNEEGRFLVVEAIEKLIQKIPVHWVILSYSSGGRATAAELNEMLQSNGKILSS
- a CDS encoding Uma2 family endonuclease — its product is MRNSIAQSLTLEQFLNRPETKPACEYINGEIRQKPMPQGEHSLLQGKLCQSINQAATPDKIAYSFPELRCTFGGRSIVPDLVVFRWERIPLTPSRKIANRIETFPDWSIEILSPHQNQTKVLDNLLHCSQQGTELGWLIDPEEETVLVVFSDQRIQLFRGQTILPILRGINFDLTPDNLFNWLQFEN
- a CDS encoding Gfo/Idh/MocA family protein, which gives rise to MTKLIRIGIIGTGFVAQRRAEALTADDRAEVIGVSGHSLDSLKSFCESHSISKYDSTENLIAASEINLIVICNINSEHSNLAQAALEAGKHVVVEYPLALNPEKARYLINLAKQKNLLLHVEHIELLGGLHNAIRQWLPEIGNVFYARYSTINPQNPAPKKWTYNKQLFGFPFSGALSRFHRFTDLFGKVTTVNCHSRYWERENSDQYFACLNNAQLRFENGLLADVIYGKGEVFSQPDRRFELQGEKGILVFEGSEGKLLRGEEETSIEVGSRRGLFAKDTTYVLDYLTEQKPLYVKPESSYYATRIAEAARVAAETEKTIFIDN
- a CDS encoding SufE family protein — translated: MSANTLPPKLDKIVQRFKRRSDPKQKYQQLLWYAKKLEAMPEEAKNPENKVSGCVSQVYITASLEDGKVHYLGDSDAQLVKGLVAFLIDGLNDLPPEEILNVSPDFIEETGLKVSLTPSRANGFYNIFQTMKKKALGFNVAQQS
- a CDS encoding mechanosensitive ion channel family protein; this translates as MTNNSHSFLLPSLFSEVDPSSLEDAESILNLVDQMDRLISEESISIDPLYLALGGLTILIITLIFVIPSLLRFLASRFLPLELREAYQQIFVPYQRWIILSIGFSVIDIILLLNPDKPTWLYISEFFLGGAIAINICLLAFTLFDQFFGGYLLDLALRSRNNVNSELLAFIKFVANALIILIVIFIFAESHRLSVTGLIASVGVGGLAIAFASQKVLEQVLWTILLYVDRPFVVDDYIHLQDGTFGRVEGIGWRSSKIRLSGKGTLVVIPNSMLTQMSVENLSGAQKIITLLNILFDRGIPEQEKALVRQIILDSTRDIYGIDHRLTEVKFEEVGNSSNGTSGKVKAQVTFFILGSGSLALEIRTQLLEAARRNISKRLKDYGIGFSIDEKPINIDSPMNI
- a CDS encoding mechanosensitive ion channel family protein, producing the protein MNQLFAFEPLEFISDNWMFWENWKLDQEFLILLGTRLGILLVLIILASLISRIIPSILLWFTARSLPPEKFQQYKSFSDPFRPAFVTTLTLILVNISINILQPYRSFFEVINFIADFAVAVSAAWLVSKVAKQVIRTYGVSLIKLVSQDVNDLILIFENTINVIIGFFTVLIFAQSKNFDLVALLTGLGIGGIAVAFAAQEALSQILATVVIYLDRPYLPGEYVRINFVVPQEDVYGRIESIGLRSTKLRITVSNTLLIVPNSLMVTKDIENISRGKKVMVLFFLDFANVLSQSERALVEQAIKDSVNKELFGLDPGSTKVLLFEPENKSGTQARISLFVMGSNEESMIIRKRLLEIANKSITEKLQAQGLQFNFSEPTIYVDSPVTL